The Notoacmeibacter ruber DNA segment ACCACCTTCGATGAGCCGGAAGCATTCGAAGCGATGAGCGGTGGGGCAGCCACGTCAACCAAGTTCGTCAACCGCAACTCCTTCTCGCATTCCTCCGCCAACCTCACCTTTGCGGAAGAGGAGCGTTTCAAGCTTGGCAACGCGCTTTTTAGAAAGCTCTGGGTCGCCGCGCCCTCATCCACACAGGCCTCGGATGGTCTGGGACCACTCTTCAACGCGCGCGCCTGCCAGAACTGTCACCTGAAGGACGGCCGCGGCCATCCTCCCGCGCCGGGCGAACCGGCCGTTTCAATGCTGATCCGTCTCGGCAAGCCTGCGGCGACCGACGAAGAACGTAAGATGCTGGAGAATTTTCTGGCGCCGGCTATTCCCGACGATACCTATGGCGGGCAGCTTCAGACGGCCGCAGTGCCGGCCTTGGCACCCGAAGGACAGGTCGAAATCCGCTATGAGGAAGTGCCCGTTACCCTGGCTGACGGGACCGAGGTCTCACTCCGCAAGCCGCATTATAGCCTGACCGAACTCGCCTACGGCTCCCTCGATGAGGGTCTCAGTCTTTCGCCCCGGATCGCCAATCCCATGATCGGCATGGGTCTTCTTCAAGCCATCCATCCCGCCGATCTGATGCGTCATGCCGATCCGGACGATGAAAATGGCGATGGTATTTCCGGTCGCATGGCCTGGGCTCGGGGGAGCCTGGAATCCAACGTGATCCCCGGCCGTTTCGGTTGGAAGGCTCAGAATGCGACGGTGCACGAACAGTCTTCTGAGGCCTTGGCTGGCGATATCGGAATCTCTTCGCCGCCCGTGCCCAAATCCTATGGCGATTGTACGGACGCTCAGACCGACTGTCTCGCCCAGCCGAATGGCGAACAGGAACGGCTTGGCCCGACCGAGGCGCCCGATCCGGTGATCGAGCTCATTGCATTCTATTCGGAGAACCTCGCCGTTCCCGAGCGCCGCGATGTGGATGATCCTGAGGTTCTGG contains these protein-coding regions:
- a CDS encoding di-heme oxidoredictase family protein; this encodes MRRGNCARKGWIAIVGAVFAAIATTGLTGAEEEALQTPDGGQLPPYANVTGSLSERDDLSAEDKQRVEQVTRPVTTFDEPEAFEAMSGGAATSTKFVNRNSFSHSSANLTFAEEERFKLGNALFRKLWVAAPSSTQASDGLGPLFNARACQNCHLKDGRGHPPAPGEPAVSMLIRLGKPAATDEERKMLENFLAPAIPDDTYGGQLQTAAVPALAPEGQVEIRYEEVPVTLADGTEVSLRKPHYSLTELAYGSLDEGLSLSPRIANPMIGMGLLQAIHPADLMRHADPDDENGDGISGRMAWARGSLESNVIPGRFGWKAQNATVHEQSSEALAGDIGISSPPVPKSYGDCTDAQTDCLAQPNGEQERLGPTEAPDPVIELIAFYSENLAVPERRDVDDPEVLAGKEAFYAAGCPSCHKPKFVTRRDASNKAHAFQLIWPYSDLLLHDMGEGLADGQQVGRANGREWRTQPLWGIGLTEVVSGHTLFLHDGRARNLEEAILWHGGEAQAARDAYAAMDKSQRDALITFLESL